The Daucus carota subsp. sativus chromosome 2, DH1 v3.0, whole genome shotgun sequence genome includes a window with the following:
- the LOC108208504 gene encoding phospholipase A1 PLIP1, chloroplastic gives MAFTTMTSPGTQLVTSPRGMLRENGKIRRTFSGNDLCNQARMRRSFSDNHLCYSVNRIHASKKDPKLNNSQSFGGFKFLPETFIPKSLRAFLYEPETSKETPAVECNETDEDIDEMVVEEHTVTNKRVNWVERIMEIQKSWVQKQQKDEDDNGSIDEQGCDEDLGGCVVDYDEDEAEGKKEMDRETFSRLLKKVSWSDTKHFSQLAFLCNIAYAISEMQAEDLKRYYGLNFVTSSLERKAESDTFKATNDKLDEDSTSPVNSATKFVSESGNSKKRLNKGPAAAYEIAASAASYVHSRAKDLLFHDSDTQQDEVDMILQSSGSFLHEALYKSEVGSEVAAYVTASTMTAVVAAGQKEKEKAATALQSPQSSPCEWFVCDDPNIYTRCFVIQGSDSLASWQANLFFEPTKFEGTDVLVHRGIYEAAKGIYEQFKPIILEHLEKYGERARIRFTGHSLGGSLSLLVHLMLLTRKVLKPSNLRPVVTFGSPFVFCGGQKILDELGVDEDDIHCVIMHRDIVPRAFSCNYPNHIAQLLKRLQGTFRSHPCLNRNKLLYSPMGKVFILQPDEASSPPHPFLPRGNALYEMENTQSASGKKGLIAFLNSPHPLLTLSNPIAYGSDGTILRDHDSSNYLKAVNGVIRQNTKAALRPSLRTEEDHIWTILTSRSPHAWGLRSTTDPRVLLSKEELATGV, from the exons ATGGCATTTACTACAATGACTAGTCCAGGCACACAATTGGTTACCAGCCCGAGAGGGATGTTGAGGGAGAATGGAAAAATTCGTCGAACATTCTCAGGCAATGATTTGTGTAATCAGGCTAGAATGCGAAGATCGTTTTCTGACAACCATCTGTGTTACTCTGTCAATCGAATCCATGCCTCAAAAAAGGATCCGAAACTGAACAACAGTCAATCCTTTGGGGGGTTTAAGTTCCTTCCAGAAACATTTATCCCCAAGTCTCTTAGGGCTTTTTTGTATGAACCAGAGACAAGTAAAGAAACACCTGCAGTAGAGTGCAATGAGACGGATGAAGATATTGATGAGATGGTTGTGGAAGAGCATACAGTGACGAATAAGAGAGTAAATTGGGTAGAAAGGATCATGGAAATCCAAAAGTCTTGGGTACAAAAACAACAGAAAGATGAGGACGACAATGGTAGCATCGATGAGCAAGGTTGTGATGAAGATTTAGGGGGTTGTGTAGTGGACTACGATGAAGATGAGGCTGAaggaaagaaggaaatggaTCGCGAGACATTCTCCAGGCTATTGAAGAAGGTGTCCTGGTCTGATACAAAGCATTTTTCTCAGCTAGCTTTCCTTTGCAATATAGCATATGCAATTTCAGAGATGCAG GCTGAggatttaaaaagatattatggCTTAAACTTTGTAACATCATCCTTGGAGAGGAAAGCAGAATCTGACACTTTTAAAGCCACCAACGACAAACTTGACGAGGACTCCACCAGTCCTGTTAATAGCGCTACCAAGTTTGTGTCTGAATCTGGAAATTCAAAAAAACGTCTTAACAAGGGTCCAGCTGCTGCTTATGAGATTGCTGCTTCAGCAGCTTCTTATGTCCATTCCCGTGCAAAGGATTTGCTATTTCATGACTCTGACACACAACAGGATGAAGTTGatatgattttacaaagcaGTGGGAGCTTTTTACATGAAGCATTGTACAAGTCAGAAGTAGGCTCAGAAGTAGCGGCCTACGTGACAGCATCAACTATGACAGCAGTGGTTGCAGCAGGTCAGAAAGAGAAGGAGAAAGCGGCAACAGCTCTTCAGTCACCCCAGTCATCACCTTGTGAATGGTTTGTCTGCGATGATCCAAACATATACACTCGTTGCTTTGTTATTCAG GGGTCAGATTCACTAGCATCATGGCAGGCTAATCTCTTTTTTGAACCGACCAAGTTTGAG GGAACAGATGTGCTCGTCCATAGAGGAATTTATGAAGCAGCAAAGGGAATATATGAGCAATTCAAGCCAATTATACTGGAGCATCTCGAAAAGTATGGCGAACGAGCAAGAATCAGATTCACTGGTCATTCTCTAGGGGGCAGTCTCTCGTTGCTTGTCCACTTAATGCTACTGACTAGGAAAGTTCTTAAACCATCTAATCTTAGACCGGTGGTTACATTTGGATCACCATTTGTGTTCTGTGGTGGACAAAAGATCCTTGATGAGTTGGGGGTAGACGAGGACGACATCCACTGCGTTATTATGCATAGAGATATCGTACCAAGGGCTTTCTCTTGCAACTACCCAAATCACATTGCTCAACTACTCAAGCGATTGCAAGGAACCTTTAGGTCCCATCCTTGTCTTAATAGAAAT AAATTACTCTATAGCCCGATGGGTAAAGTATTCATCCTCCAACCTGACGAAGCATCATCTCCTCCTCACCCGTTTCTCCCTCGAGGGAACGCGCTCTATGAAATGGAGAATACACAGAGTGCTTCAGGCAAGAAGGGGCTAATAGCTTTTCTCAACTCACCTCATCCGCTGCTAACACTAAGTAATCCCATTGCTTATGGATCCGACGGAACAATTCTCAGAGATCACGACTCAAGCAACTATCTCAAGGCAGTAAACGGGGTTATACGACAGAACACAAAAGCAGCCCTCAGACCATCTTTAAGAACAGAGGAGGACCACATCTGGACAATACTCACTTCTCGATCTCCACATGCTTGGGGCTTACGTAGTACTACTGACCCAAGAGTACTATTGTCCAAGGAGGAGTTAGCCACAGGTGTGTAG